The genome window GCTCGCTCGAGACGGGCAAGCTGGCGGACTTGATTGTTCTCGATCGCGATATTTTGACTTGCGGCGTGGACGAGGTGAGGACTACTCAGGTGGAGCGGACGTACCTGGGGGGCAAGCTGGTGTACGAACGGCATTGAGATCT of Acidobacteriota bacterium contains these proteins:
- a CDS encoding amidohydrolase family protein, translated to GMWITLTRQPRWTDQPLHPEQRISLEQAIRLYTINNAYLTFEEKEKGSLETGKLADLIVLDRDILTCGVDEVRTTQVERTYLGGKLVYERH